From Spirosoma agri, one genomic window encodes:
- a CDS encoding GH3 auxin-responsive promoter family protein — protein sequence MTFLNTTLKWLLQRRIPRIEAMMKHPGPVQQTVFEQLIQAGRQTEWGKKHDYQSICTIADFQKRVPVSSYEDLYPYIERVMKGENKVLWPSPVRWFSKSSGTTNARSKFIPVTTESLDESHFKGGKDMMALYVANNPDTKTFEGKGLSIGGSLHQNPLGTNSAAGDVSAVVMKNLPTWAQVIRTPSIEVALMDEWEAKMERMAEITSQENVTSMLGAPTWGLVLIDKILAQTGKSNILDVWPNFEVLIHGAVNFQPYRELFQHQVFPSSAVRYQEVYNASEGFFAIQDDLSRTGEMLLMLDYGIFYEFVPFHEADQPFPQALTIDEVELDKNYALVVSTNGGLWRYKIGDTVRFTSLYPHRLKVSGRTKHFINAFGEEIIVENAEAAITRASEATGAVISDYTAGPVYMSNGANGCHEWVIEFSREPDNQQRFNQILDETLREINSDYDAKRYNEMVLKRPRIHVVPRGTFYAWMKQRGKLGGQHKVPRLANSREYLDDILGRVLEL from the coding sequence ATGACCTTCCTCAATACTACGCTTAAATGGCTCTTGCAACGACGTATTCCACGCATCGAGGCAATGATGAAACACCCAGGCCCGGTGCAGCAAACGGTATTTGAGCAACTCATTCAGGCAGGCCGCCAAACCGAATGGGGCAAAAAGCACGATTATCAGTCCATTTGCACGATTGCCGACTTTCAGAAACGGGTTCCCGTGTCAAGCTATGAGGACCTGTATCCGTACATAGAACGGGTGATGAAAGGTGAGAACAAGGTGCTTTGGCCGTCGCCCGTGCGCTGGTTTTCAAAATCGTCAGGTACGACCAACGCCCGCAGCAAATTTATCCCCGTTACGACCGAATCACTGGACGAAAGCCACTTTAAGGGGGGTAAAGACATGATGGCTCTCTATGTAGCCAACAACCCCGATACCAAAACCTTTGAGGGCAAAGGATTATCCATTGGTGGTAGCCTGCATCAGAATCCGCTGGGTACGAACAGTGCCGCCGGTGATGTGTCGGCTGTGGTCATGAAAAATCTACCGACTTGGGCGCAGGTTATCCGCACCCCATCGATCGAGGTTGCACTCATGGACGAATGGGAAGCCAAGATGGAGCGTATGGCCGAAATCACGTCGCAGGAAAATGTGACCAGTATGCTCGGCGCACCAACCTGGGGATTGGTATTGATCGACAAAATTCTGGCCCAGACCGGCAAATCAAACATTCTGGATGTGTGGCCGAACTTTGAAGTGCTGATTCATGGTGCCGTTAATTTTCAGCCGTATCGGGAGTTATTTCAGCACCAAGTCTTTCCATCCAGCGCGGTACGTTATCAGGAAGTATATAATGCGTCGGAAGGTTTTTTTGCCATTCAGGATGATCTGTCCCGAACGGGCGAAATGCTGCTAATGCTTGATTACGGCATTTTCTACGAGTTTGTGCCCTTCCACGAAGCCGATCAGCCCTTTCCGCAAGCGCTAACGATCGACGAAGTGGAGCTGGATAAAAATTATGCGTTGGTCGTATCGACCAACGGGGGACTCTGGCGTTACAAAATCGGTGATACGGTTCGATTCACGTCACTTTACCCACACCGGCTCAAGGTCAGTGGACGCACCAAGCACTTTATCAATGCGTTCGGCGAAGAGATTATCGTCGAAAACGCCGAAGCAGCCATCACACGGGCCAGCGAAGCCACGGGAGCGGTTATCTCGGATTACACGGCAGGGCCGGTTTACATGAGCAACGGAGCCAACGGCTGTCACGAATGGGTCATTGAATTTTCGCGTGAGCCCGATAACCAGCAACGATTCAACCAAATTCTGGACGAGACACTGCGGGAAATCAACTCCGATTACGATGCCAAACGGTACAACGAAATGGTGCTGAAACGGCCTCGGATTCACGTTGTGCCCCGAGGAACGTTCTACGCCTGGATGAAACAGCGCGGGAAGCTAGGCGGTCAGCACAAAGTACCCCGACTGGCTAATTCGCGGGAGTATCTGGATGATATTCTGGGCCGGGTCCTGGAGCTGTAA
- a CDS encoding flavin reductase family protein encodes MPKRLLKYKNYDIHSITTVARVGTPEQQYNANIVSWLMQTDMKAKVLVVALYKVDYTIELVRESGILNVNLLATDQARLIRKLGQQTGRTTPGKRINKFKNLPYALDDRGCPYLTEAIGYAQCRVMHSADGGDHELFVCEVEKQVVLNAAKEVMTYHFLTANKLVRG; translated from the coding sequence ATGCCAAAACGCCTGCTGAAATATAAAAATTACGATATTCACAGTATCACCACTGTCGCCAGAGTCGGTACGCCCGAGCAGCAGTACAACGCCAATATCGTAAGCTGGCTCATGCAGACAGACATGAAAGCCAAGGTGCTGGTCGTAGCACTGTACAAAGTCGATTACACCATCGAGTTGGTACGAGAAAGCGGTATCCTAAACGTAAACCTACTGGCAACGGACCAGGCTCGCCTGATTCGGAAGCTCGGCCAACAGACAGGTAGAACCACGCCTGGCAAGCGTATCAATAAGTTTAAAAACCTGCCTTACGCGCTTGATGATCGCGGTTGTCCTTACTTGACAGAAGCAATCGGGTACGCACAATGCCGGGTGATGCACAGCGCCGACGGGGGCGACCATGAATTATTTGTTTGCGAAGTGGAAAAACAAGTTGTGCTTAACGCAGCAAAGGAGGTAATGACCTACCATTTTTTGACCGCTAATAAACTGGTACGAGGGTAA
- a CDS encoding glycoside hydrolase family 10 protein has product MRSIAFFSLFFLALLWDGCRRPEPVVTRRPPVAARRPPIAKPAPPKPTTEKPAPSKPTGTTVVVPTANKGIDEADEIDEQTPLEQGPVPPKREFRAVWIATIDNLDWPSKKGLPVASQQRELIEMFDQQQQMGINAVVVQVRSAADAFYAKSSEPWSEWLTGQQGLAPEPFYDPLEFMIEQAHQRGMEFHAWFNLDRATFSKLASVAPTNIIYRKPEWILTYGGRKLFNLGVPAVRSYIASIVANVVREYDVDGIHFDDYFYPYAIAGQTLRDDSTYRANFNGMKKEDWRRDNVNKLVVELRDSIRENKPWVKFGISPFGIWKNKSSDAEGSATNGGQSYYEQYADTRKWVREGLIDYIVPQVYFSTEFSRVPYKSLIDWWIRNSGKCHLYIGHAAYRVGRGSERDPGWGKVTEFPDQMRYIRQQRTVQGSVFFSAKSLKTNPMAIRDSLQSNFYRYPALVPTMTWLDSIPPLPPRDLKVADTAEGVELFWQQPAEALDGDGASYYVVYRFEGRRPLLRLDDPRHIVAQCVGEATTRFVDKTADPKKKYVYVVTAVDRLHNESREVTVKVR; this is encoded by the coding sequence ATGCGTTCGATTGCCTTCTTTTCGCTCTTTTTTCTCGCCTTGCTCTGGGACGGTTGCCGTCGTCCGGAACCCGTTGTTACGCGACGGCCTCCGGTTGCAGCCCGACGGCCACCAATAGCTAAGCCCGCTCCGCCAAAGCCCACCACGGAGAAGCCAGCCCCATCGAAACCAACCGGTACAACCGTTGTGGTGCCAACAGCGAATAAAGGCATAGACGAAGCCGACGAGATCGACGAACAAACACCCCTTGAACAGGGACCTGTACCACCCAAGCGCGAATTCCGGGCGGTCTGGATCGCAACGATTGATAACCTCGACTGGCCCAGCAAGAAAGGGTTGCCCGTTGCCAGCCAGCAGCGCGAGTTGATCGAGATGTTCGATCAGCAACAGCAGATGGGGATCAACGCGGTTGTTGTTCAGGTTCGGTCGGCAGCCGATGCCTTCTATGCCAAGAGTTCGGAGCCGTGGTCGGAGTGGTTAACAGGGCAGCAGGGGCTCGCTCCAGAGCCATTTTACGATCCGCTGGAGTTTATGATCGAGCAGGCGCATCAACGGGGTATGGAGTTTCATGCGTGGTTCAATCTTGACCGGGCTACGTTTAGCAAACTGGCCAGTGTTGCGCCGACGAATATAATTTACCGTAAACCAGAATGGATTCTTACCTACGGTGGTCGCAAGTTATTCAATCTGGGCGTGCCTGCGGTGCGGTCTTACATCGCCAGCATTGTGGCGAATGTGGTGCGGGAGTATGATGTTGATGGCATTCACTTCGACGATTATTTTTATCCCTATGCCATAGCTGGACAAACCCTGCGCGACGATAGCACGTACCGGGCCAACTTCAACGGGATGAAAAAAGAGGATTGGCGACGCGACAATGTCAATAAACTCGTCGTTGAGCTACGCGACTCGATCCGGGAGAACAAACCGTGGGTAAAATTCGGTATCAGCCCCTTCGGAATCTGGAAAAATAAAAGCAGTGATGCCGAAGGGTCAGCGACCAACGGTGGGCAGTCGTACTATGAACAGTATGCCGATACCCGGAAATGGGTTCGTGAAGGATTGATCGATTACATCGTACCACAGGTTTACTTTAGTACCGAGTTTAGCCGGGTTCCTTACAAATCGTTGATCGACTGGTGGATACGGAATAGTGGAAAGTGTCATTTGTATATCGGTCATGCCGCGTACCGGGTTGGGCGGGGTTCGGAGCGCGATCCGGGCTGGGGTAAGGTAACAGAATTTCCTGATCAGATGCGCTACATCCGGCAGCAGCGAACAGTGCAGGGCAGCGTATTTTTTAGCGCAAAATCGTTGAAAACCAATCCAATGGCTATCCGCGATTCGCTCCAGTCTAATTTCTATCGATACCCGGCCCTTGTGCCGACAATGACCTGGCTGGATAGCATTCCACCGTTGCCCCCCCGCGATTTGAAAGTGGCAGATACCGCCGAAGGGGTGGAGTTATTTTGGCAGCAACCTGCCGAAGCGTTGGATGGTGATGGAGCCAGTTATTATGTCGTTTATCGATTTGAGGGGCGTCGACCGCTTTTACGTTTGGATGACCCCCGCCATATTGTGGCGCAGTGTGTTGGTGAAGCGACGACACGTTTTGTGGATAAAACCGCTGATCCGAAGAAGAAATACGTGTATGTCGTCACCGCTGTTGACCGATTGCACAACGAGAGTAGAGAAGTTACGGTCAAAGTCCGCTAA
- a CDS encoding tetratricopeptide repeat protein: MRKALLTVWLIGLAAIAQAQLYDPSAFDKKYDGLLKHPGVQIESAEAINLMYNYKFYEADKEFRWLRLRYPKHPMPYFLMGLAEWWKIVPNTDVTDYDDRCISLMDTTITLAEKLYDDSDNKLEASFFLAAAYAFKGRLYSERKKWTKATFAGKNALKYFEKCKGNADFSPELLFGDGMYDYYAQWIPENYPLLKPILMFFPKGNKAAGIKELEKTANTAFYTRVEARYFLVQIYSMENQYDKAYEMSKYMAEQYPDNPFFERYYARSAFVTGRLNDAERISKDILEKVGRTQSGYEGVGGRTAAYILAYINQLFHKNLPEAKKYYQQSIDFAKQTNALDAGYYWSSVLALGKIATEEKNYDQAQVYFKEVIDKAERKSSQYKEAKKAMDESKKSRRQERRKRRD, from the coding sequence ATGAGAAAAGCATTGTTGACGGTATGGCTCATTGGATTGGCTGCCATAGCACAGGCCCAACTGTATGATCCGTCGGCGTTTGATAAGAAATATGATGGTTTGTTGAAGCACCCCGGCGTTCAGATCGAATCGGCGGAGGCTATCAACCTGATGTATAATTACAAGTTTTACGAAGCTGACAAAGAGTTTCGATGGTTGCGGCTGCGGTATCCAAAACATCCAATGCCTTACTTCCTGATGGGGCTGGCCGAGTGGTGGAAAATTGTGCCTAATACGGACGTAACCGATTATGACGACCGCTGTATCTCGCTGATGGACACGACCATTACGCTGGCGGAAAAACTATACGACGACAGCGACAACAAACTGGAAGCCTCATTTTTTCTGGCGGCAGCCTACGCGTTTAAAGGGCGGCTGTATTCGGAACGGAAGAAATGGACAAAGGCGACCTTTGCCGGTAAGAACGCCCTGAAGTATTTCGAAAAATGCAAAGGCAACGCTGATTTCAGCCCTGAATTGCTGTTCGGCGACGGTATGTATGATTATTATGCCCAGTGGATTCCGGAAAATTACCCGTTGCTGAAGCCCATTCTGATGTTTTTTCCGAAAGGAAACAAGGCAGCTGGTATCAAGGAACTGGAAAAAACGGCCAATACGGCATTCTATACGCGGGTGGAAGCGCGCTACTTTCTGGTCCAGATATACAGTATGGAGAATCAATACGACAAGGCGTATGAGATGTCCAAATATATGGCCGAACAATACCCTGACAACCCGTTTTTTGAGCGGTACTATGCTCGTTCGGCCTTTGTGACCGGGCGACTGAATGACGCAGAGCGTATATCGAAGGACATTCTGGAGAAGGTAGGGCGTACACAATCCGGTTACGAAGGCGTTGGTGGCCGAACCGCTGCCTATATACTGGCCTACATCAACCAACTGTTTCACAAAAATCTGCCGGAAGCCAAGAAGTATTACCAGCAATCAATCGATTTTGCTAAACAGACCAACGCGCTGGATGCCGGTTATTACTGGTCGTCGGTATTGGCGTTGGGGAAAATTGCCACCGAAGAAAAGAACTACGACCAAGCTCAGGTTTACTTTAAGGAAGTGATCGATAAAGCAGAGCGGAAGTCAAGCCAGTACAAGGAGGCTAAAAAAGCGATGGATGAGTCGAAGAAATCGCGCCGGCAGGAACGGAGAAAGCGAAGAGACTAA
- a CDS encoding NADH-quinone oxidoreductase subunit D, with protein sequence MTTQTIQYEYSPGHFRASDPSVYRPEMLGEGEMILNMGPQHPSTHGVLRLEVVTDGEIVVDVVTHLGYLHRCFEKHAQELPFNQTIPFVDRLDYLAAMNSEHAFVMGVERMLGIQNDIPKRTEYIRVLVAELNRIAAHFVGIGTYALDIGAYTPFLWLMRDREHIQRLLEWVSGARMLYNYIWVGGLFYDLPVGFEERCQEFVKYLKPKLIELQSLVIENEIFIKRTANVGVLPLPVAINYGCTGPMLRGSGLRYDLRRVDGYSIYPELDFDIPIGEGKMGTVGDCWDRNNVRVLECHESIRIIEQCLDKLTTDYKRTRDYDPQAVVPKKIRPKAMDFYARAESAKGELGFFFRTDGRSDVPVRCKARSCCFHNLSVIGEISKGAMLADLVAIIGSIDVVMGEVDR encoded by the coding sequence ATGACCACGCAAACAATTCAATACGAGTATTCACCCGGTCATTTTCGGGCATCGGACCCCAGTGTTTATCGGCCCGAAATGCTCGGTGAAGGGGAAATGATTCTAAATATGGGACCGCAGCACCCCTCAACACACGGCGTTTTGCGGCTTGAAGTGGTTACGGACGGTGAAATTGTTGTCGATGTTGTCACGCATCTCGGCTATCTGCACCGTTGTTTTGAAAAACACGCGCAGGAACTGCCTTTCAATCAGACCATTCCATTCGTCGATCGGCTCGATTATCTGGCGGCCATGAACAGCGAACACGCGTTCGTTATGGGCGTTGAGCGAATGCTGGGTATTCAAAACGATATTCCCAAACGAACCGAATACATCCGGGTGCTGGTTGCCGAACTAAATCGAATCGCTGCTCACTTTGTTGGCATCGGTACCTATGCGCTCGACATTGGTGCCTATACGCCGTTTCTGTGGCTCATGCGCGACCGGGAACACATACAACGGCTGCTGGAGTGGGTGAGTGGGGCTCGAATGCTCTATAATTACATTTGGGTCGGGGGCCTGTTCTATGATTTGCCAGTAGGGTTTGAGGAACGTTGTCAGGAATTTGTCAAATATCTGAAGCCCAAACTGATCGAATTACAGAGTTTGGTAATTGAGAACGAGATTTTCATAAAACGGACAGCTAACGTAGGCGTGCTACCCTTGCCTGTTGCAATCAATTACGGCTGTACGGGGCCTATGCTCCGTGGATCGGGATTACGGTATGACCTGCGCCGGGTCGATGGCTATTCCATTTACCCCGAACTTGATTTCGATATTCCAATCGGGGAGGGTAAAATGGGTACAGTCGGTGATTGCTGGGATCGCAACAATGTTCGTGTCCTGGAATGTCACGAGTCGATTCGGATTATTGAGCAATGCCTTGACAAACTCACGACGGATTACAAACGGACGCGTGATTATGACCCTCAGGCCGTGGTGCCCAAGAAGATCCGCCCGAAAGCAATGGATTTTTACGCCCGCGCCGAAAGTGCAAAAGGTGAACTGGGATTCTTTTTCCGGACCGATGGCCGGTCTGATGTGCCAGTTCGGTGCAAGGCCCGGTCATGCTGCTTTCATAACCTGTCGGTCATTGGCGAGATCAGCAAAGGGGCCATGTTAGCCGATCTGGTCGCCATTATCGGATCGATCGACGTTGTGATGGGCGAAGTAGACCGGTAG
- a CDS encoding TIGR03643 family protein, protein MKLSEKIQSLTDVDIDRIVEMAWEDRTPFDAIEAQFGLSEQDVITVMRRELKPSSWRRWRARVQNRATKHTALSAVDDARFKSNRQRLVTFNNITGR, encoded by the coding sequence ATGAAATTATCCGAAAAAATCCAGTCATTGACTGATGTCGATATTGACCGTATTGTTGAAATGGCCTGGGAAGACCGGACACCGTTCGACGCCATAGAAGCTCAGTTTGGCCTGTCGGAACAGGATGTTATTACGGTGATGCGTCGGGAACTGAAACCTAGCTCGTGGCGTCGGTGGCGAGCCCGCGTTCAGAACCGGGCAACCAAACATACGGCCCTTTCGGCGGTTGACGACGCCCGGTTTAAGTCAAATAGGCAACGACTGGTAACATTTAATAATATAACCGGACGATAA
- a CDS encoding 4-hydroxy-3-methylbut-2-enyl diphosphate reductase produces the protein MKSFDIPDYYRSSIITPLKEFRRKRDKLKRDFTPTLLDFGPVRLLIARHFGFCYGVENAVEIAYKAIADNVGKRIFLLSEMIHNPDVNADLLDRGVRFIMDTKGGQLIPWSELTPDDVVIIPAFGTTLETQHKLASIGLDVEKYDTTCPFVEKVWNKAGQIGQKNYTVVVHGKPNHEETRATFSHSKESAPTVIVKDMAQTKRLATYITGESPTEQFYAEFAGQYSDGFDPTRDLQRVGVVNQTTMLASDTQGIADYLKQVMIQTHGLDDNAPADQVDRYFANTRDTLCYATNDNQDATYALLTYPADFAIVAGGYNSSNTSHIVELCEEKLPTYFIESEQKILSANLIRHYDGHAKQEIVTENFIPRLGSPTDEPVTILLTCGASCPDATVEGILLRLASFFPDAQPIEKVLASVMA, from the coding sequence ATGAAATCGTTCGATATTCCTGACTATTACCGTAGCAGTATCATCACGCCCCTGAAAGAATTTCGGCGGAAACGAGATAAACTGAAACGGGATTTTACACCCACTCTTCTTGATTTCGGTCCGGTTCGGTTGCTGATTGCCCGGCATTTCGGCTTTTGCTATGGTGTCGAAAATGCTGTTGAGATTGCGTACAAAGCCATTGCGGATAATGTCGGTAAACGAATTTTTCTTCTGAGTGAGATGATTCACAACCCCGATGTCAACGCGGATCTGCTGGATCGGGGTGTGCGGTTTATTATGGATACCAAAGGCGGTCAGCTCATTCCGTGGTCTGAGCTGACGCCCGACGATGTTGTGATCATTCCGGCATTTGGCACCACGTTAGAGACTCAGCATAAACTGGCCTCTATTGGTTTAGACGTCGAAAAATACGATACCACCTGCCCGTTCGTCGAAAAAGTCTGGAACAAAGCCGGACAAATCGGGCAGAAAAATTATACGGTTGTTGTTCATGGGAAGCCAAATCATGAAGAAACCCGCGCGACGTTCTCCCACAGCAAGGAGTCGGCTCCAACGGTTATAGTCAAGGACATGGCTCAGACAAAGCGCCTGGCGACATACATCACCGGCGAGTCCCCAACCGAGCAGTTTTATGCGGAATTTGCAGGTCAGTATTCCGATGGTTTCGACCCAACCCGCGATTTGCAGCGCGTGGGTGTTGTGAACCAGACCACAATGCTGGCGTCGGATACGCAGGGTATTGCCGATTACCTGAAGCAGGTGATGATTCAAACGCACGGTCTTGACGACAATGCACCAGCGGATCAGGTTGATCGCTATTTCGCCAACACCCGCGACACACTCTGCTATGCAACCAATGATAACCAGGACGCAACCTACGCACTGTTGACCTACCCGGCCGATTTCGCTATCGTAGCTGGTGGGTACAATTCATCCAATACCTCACACATCGTTGAGCTTTGCGAGGAAAAACTGCCGACGTACTTTATTGAATCGGAACAAAAAATTCTGTCGGCTAACCTGATTCGCCATTACGACGGCCACGCCAAACAGGAGATTGTAACCGAGAATTTTATTCCGCGCCTGGGTTCACCAACTGATGAGCCAGTTACCATCTTGCTGACGTGTGGTGCTTCCTGCCCGGATGCTACGGTAGAAGGAATCCTGCTAAGATTAGCCAGTTTCTTTCCGGACGCTCAACCGATCGAGAAAGTGCTGGCCAGCGTTATGGCATAA
- a CDS encoding sigma factor-like helix-turn-helix DNA-binding protein, producing MKDLVLAEDTLQDVYPKQWTSREEVGESPLRDPALAKALRYQTINTLRDEKQTILRHLGLQSPEERLALSEYGSVVLTGLRQLSAQRRLVFLLRSDRGLTNEEIASRLQISVVMVNAQYYHACRFLRDYLRQHAGIEAMIVWLAVFVN from the coding sequence ATGAAAGATCTGGTTCTGGCTGAAGATACTCTTCAGGATGTTTATCCAAAGCAGTGGACATCACGTGAAGAAGTCGGTGAATCGCCATTGCGTGATCCTGCTCTCGCCAAAGCGCTGCGGTATCAAACGATCAATACACTCCGCGATGAGAAGCAGACTATCCTGCGCCATCTGGGTCTTCAGTCGCCTGAAGAAAGACTGGCTCTGAGCGAATATGGGTCCGTTGTGCTCACTGGCCTCCGTCAGCTTTCAGCCCAGCGTCGCCTGGTGTTTCTTCTACGTTCTGACAGAGGGCTGACCAATGAGGAAATAGCCTCGCGACTCCAGATTTCTGTCGTCATGGTAAACGCGCAGTACTACCACGCCTGTCGCTTCTTACGTGATTATTTACGGCAACACGCGGGTATCGAAGCCATGATCGTGTGGTTGGCCGTATTCGTCAATTAG
- a CDS encoding glycerophosphodiester phosphodiesterase, with the protein MRVNVLLICMIATAFTSSLPTGFDVQGHRGCRGLMPENTIPAFLKALDLGVTTLELDVVISKDRQVVVSHEPYFNAAYSIAPDGKPVDKKDQKNRVLYLMNYADIKQYDVGSNGNAAYPEQEKRKTYKPLLSEVIEQAEAYRKSKNLSDFSYNIEIKSEPSEYNKSQPEPAEFCALVQAVISQQLKAERVVIQSFDFATLQYWKQQADAGQYPTVRLAALVENLRSPDKNLAELGFKPAIYSPYYKLLSRDRIARLHEQGIKVIPWTVNEPDAMKRLIDWGVDGLITDYPNRVGSL; encoded by the coding sequence ATGCGTGTTAACGTTCTACTTATTTGCATGATTGCCACCGCCTTTACCTCGTCATTACCTACAGGGTTCGATGTGCAGGGGCACCGGGGATGCCGGGGGCTGATGCCCGAAAACACCATTCCGGCCTTTCTTAAGGCGCTCGACCTTGGCGTAACCACGTTAGAGCTGGATGTCGTTATCAGCAAGGATCGACAGGTCGTTGTTTCGCATGAACCTTATTTCAATGCCGCTTACAGCATAGCGCCCGACGGAAAGCCGGTCGATAAGAAAGACCAGAAAAATCGGGTGCTCTACCTGATGAACTACGCCGACATCAAGCAATACGACGTCGGCTCAAATGGTAATGCGGCCTATCCGGAACAGGAGAAACGCAAAACGTATAAGCCTTTGCTGAGTGAGGTTATCGAGCAAGCCGAAGCGTATCGGAAGTCAAAAAATCTGTCTGACTTTTCGTATAATATAGAAATCAAGAGTGAACCGTCGGAGTATAACAAAAGCCAGCCCGAACCCGCCGAATTCTGCGCACTCGTTCAAGCCGTAATCAGCCAGCAATTAAAAGCCGAACGTGTTGTTATTCAAAGCTTTGACTTCGCTACGCTTCAGTACTGGAAACAGCAGGCCGATGCTGGACAATACCCTACCGTTCGCTTGGCCGCTTTAGTCGAAAACCTGCGCAGTCCTGACAAGAACCTGGCTGAACTGGGTTTTAAGCCCGCTATCTACAGTCCCTACTACAAACTGTTGAGTCGCGATAGAATTGCCCGGCTTCATGAGCAGGGAATCAAGGTCATTCCGTGGACGGTCAACGAACCAGATGCTATGAAACGCCTGATAGACTGGGGTGTTGATGGCCTGATCACCGACTACCCTAATCGGGTCGGTAGTTTGTAA
- a CDS encoding Lrp/AsnC family transcriptional regulator produces the protein MSHKLDQIDRNVLEILQANAKITNAQLSKEIGLSPAPTLERVKKLETSGIIQSYHAQLNREKVGLGVTTFVMVTLVGHKKETTMSFVNRANEIPEIIECHHITGSGDFLLKVIAKDIASYQALMLDVINEIDEVASTQTMVIMSTFKESKVLPIP, from the coding sequence ATGAGCCATAAATTAGATCAGATAGATCGCAACGTATTAGAAATTCTGCAAGCCAACGCCAAAATTACCAACGCTCAGCTTTCTAAAGAAATAGGACTTTCCCCGGCTCCCACCCTGGAGCGCGTTAAAAAACTCGAAACATCGGGCATCATTCAAAGCTACCATGCTCAGCTGAACCGCGAGAAGGTAGGTCTTGGTGTCACAACGTTCGTTATGGTCACGCTTGTTGGGCACAAGAAAGAAACCACGATGTCATTCGTTAACCGGGCCAACGAAATTCCAGAAATAATTGAGTGTCATCACATTACAGGTTCAGGTGATTTTTTACTCAAAGTAATCGCGAAAGACATTGCTTCCTACCAGGCGTTGATGCTTGATGTGATCAACGAGATCGATGAAGTTGCCAGTACACAGACAATGGTGATCATGTCTACGTTCAAGGAAAGCAAAGTATTGCCAATTCCCTGA
- a CDS encoding DUF2256 domain-containing protein, whose protein sequence is MRKKSDLPTKICPVCNRPFAWRKKWERDWENVIYCSDACRAIGKHQKTTGQ, encoded by the coding sequence ATGCGCAAAAAATCAGACCTACCGACCAAAATCTGTCCGGTTTGCAATCGGCCGTTCGCCTGGCGAAAAAAGTGGGAACGCGACTGGGAAAACGTTATTTATTGCAGTGACGCCTGCCGGGCAATCGGTAAACACCAAAAAACGACTGGGCAGTAA
- the hpt gene encoding hypoxanthine phosphoribosyltransferase has protein sequence MITIKDKTFVPFISAEAIQTRIEELAEQINQEYADKCPLIVVVLNGAFLFAADLAKHLTIQCEITFIRVASYTATESTGQVKQILGLNDSIEGRDLIVVEDIVDTGLTLFEVRDQLLAKGPSSIAIATLLFKPTALTKQLDLHYVGFEIENRFVLGYGLDYDGLGRNTPGIMVLA, from the coding sequence ATGATAACAATCAAAGACAAAACCTTCGTGCCATTCATTAGTGCTGAGGCTATTCAGACGCGCATTGAAGAACTGGCCGAACAAATTAATCAGGAATACGCCGACAAATGCCCATTGATCGTGGTCGTGCTGAACGGGGCCTTTCTGTTCGCTGCCGATCTGGCCAAACACCTGACAATTCAGTGCGAAATCACCTTTATCCGGGTAGCTTCCTATACCGCTACGGAATCGACCGGGCAGGTTAAGCAGATTTTAGGCCTGAACGACTCTATCGAAGGGCGCGATCTGATTGTTGTCGAAGATATTGTTGATACGGGCCTGACCCTGTTCGAAGTCCGTGACCAGCTTCTGGCAAAAGGACCATCATCAATCGCGATTGCTACCTTGTTATTTAAGCCCACTGCGTTGACGAAGCAGCTTGATCTGCACTACGTCGGCTTTGAGATCGAAAATCGGTTTGTACTGGGCTATGGCCTTGATTACGACGGACTGGGCCGCAACACACCCGGTATTATGGTGTTGGCCTGA